From a region of the Candidatus Pantoea bituminis genome:
- a CDS encoding YfaZ family outer membrane protein yields MFKQLVTGSALGLVLLSGAAQAIEGSVDVGEHNTNLNVGLGTTSPGLFLKGNWLRSDHDGSTYGAGLGYNVDVGPLRLAPTAKAIFTHPEDGKDGFALALGAGAAYNFNTMWGLYGEYYYAPEGFTDHLDSYQEAGGGLSFTPISLLNLRVGYQYIELNNKGGRKDNVLVDGPYVGASLRF; encoded by the coding sequence ATGTTTAAGCAACTTGTTACTGGGAGCGCATTGGGTCTCGTTTTATTGAGCGGTGCGGCACAGGCAATCGAAGGCAGCGTTGATGTCGGCGAACACAACACCAACCTGAACGTAGGTCTGGGCACAACGTCACCAGGCCTGTTTTTAAAAGGTAACTGGCTGCGTAGCGATCACGATGGCAGCACTTACGGTGCAGGCTTGGGTTACAACGTAGATGTGGGCCCGCTGCGTTTAGCGCCGACCGCAAAGGCGATCTTCACCCATCCTGAAGATGGAAAAGACGGTTTTGCGCTGGCGCTGGGTGCGGGTGCAGCTTACAACTTCAACACCATGTGGGGCTTATATGGCGAATATTATTACGCGCCAGAAGGCTTCACCGATCACCTCGACAGCTATCAGGAAGCCGGGGGCGGCCTAAGCTTCACGCCAATTTCACTGTTGAATCTGCGTGTCGGCTATCAGTACATTGAGCTGAACAACAAAGGCGGACGTAAAGATAACGTGCTGGTCGACGGCCCCTATGTGGGCGCATCACTGCGTTTCTGA
- a CDS encoding YfaZ family protein, with product MMKFIVVAGLLLAACDVDAAELSVSGSNSWIGVNLESDHTAYPFEAGIHYYALPSLSHSAGYRALSTDANVGQQDRRFIGGAFIGTAWRF from the coding sequence ATGATGAAATTTATAGTCGTCGCCGGCCTGCTTTTGGCAGCATGCGATGTGGATGCAGCCGAACTCAGTGTGAGCGGTAGCAATAGCTGGATAGGTGTGAATCTTGAAAGCGATCACACTGCGTACCCGTTTGAAGCCGGTATCCATTATTATGCGCTACCCTCATTAAGCCACTCTGCGGGTTATCGCGCTCTTTCGACCGACGCCAATGTTGGGCAGCAAGATCGTCGCTTCATTGGTGGCGCGTTCATCGGCACCGCGTGGCGTTTCTGA
- a CDS encoding LrgB family protein yields MRDLLLSLLCVVITLLIYYLNKHLYRRWRTLLLMPLVMTPLVLVALLMVTHISWQDYIAESHWLLWLLGPATLAFAVPVYENMAIIKRHWMSLSAGVFTATLVAVCSSVWLARLLTLPESIQRSLAVRSITTPFALAAAGPIGGQPDLVALFVVITGVFGMAVGDVLFLRIAIKQGVAKGAGFGAASHGAGTARAYQLGQQEGVVSSLVMMLSGVLTVIAAPLIGHVMWAI; encoded by the coding sequence ATGCGTGATTTATTGCTCAGCCTGCTGTGTGTGGTCATTACCTTGTTGATCTATTACCTCAATAAACATCTCTACCGCCGCTGGCGCACCTTGTTGTTAATGCCGCTGGTGATGACACCGCTGGTGCTGGTGGCCTTGCTGATGGTGACGCACATTAGCTGGCAAGATTACATTGCCGAAAGTCACTGGTTGCTGTGGTTGCTGGGGCCCGCCACGCTGGCGTTTGCCGTGCCGGTATATGAAAACATGGCGATCATCAAACGGCATTGGATGTCATTAAGTGCTGGCGTCTTCACCGCAACCCTGGTCGCGGTGTGCAGCTCAGTCTGGCTGGCGCGTCTGTTGACGCTGCCGGAATCTATTCAGCGCAGCCTGGCGGTGCGTTCTATCACCACGCCATTTGCTTTAGCCGCTGCTGGGCCCATTGGGGGTCAACCCGATTTAGTGGCGCTGTTTGTGGTGATCACCGGCGTTTTTGGCATGGCGGTAGGCGACGTTTTATTCTTGCGAATTGCCATCAAACAGGGCGTGGCAAAAGGGGCCGGTTTCGGTGCGGCTTCACATGGTGCTGGCACGGCTCGCGCCTATCAGTTAGGCCAGCAAGAAGGCGTGGTTTCCAGCCTGGTGATGATGCTTTCAGGTGTGCTAACCGTGATAGCCGCGCCGTTGATTGGCCATGTAATGTGGGCGATCTGA
- a CDS encoding CidA/LrgA family protein, producing the protein MALAISPRRMGMLQRLGLPLQLVLYISVFVGCDRLVNWLHLPLPANIVGMLLMLVLIVTRIVPLGWVKAGSNWLLAEMLLFFIPAVVAVVNYGDLLRIEGWRIFLVIAISTLLVLASTALVVDRVYRYEVARAARKQGNNA; encoded by the coding sequence ATGGCGTTAGCAATCAGTCCGCGAAGAATGGGCATGCTGCAACGACTTGGATTGCCACTGCAGCTGGTACTCTATATCAGCGTGTTTGTAGGCTGCGATCGTCTGGTCAATTGGCTGCATTTGCCGTTGCCTGCCAATATCGTCGGCATGCTGCTGATGTTGGTTTTAATCGTGACACGCATCGTGCCGCTGGGTTGGGTAAAGGCGGGTTCAAACTGGCTGTTGGCGGAAATGCTGTTGTTCTTTATTCCTGCGGTGGTCGCGGTGGTGAACTACGGCGATTTGCTACGTATTGAAGGCTGGCGCATTTTTCTGGTAATTGCTATCAGTACACTGTTGGTCCTGGCCTCGACAGCCTTAGTGGTGGATCGCGTTTATCGCTATGAAGTGGCGCGCGCAGCGCGTAAGCAGGGCAATAATGCGTGA
- a CDS encoding LysR family transcriptional regulator codes for MDVRALRYFTEVVRQQSFTRAAQKLYVTQPTISKMLRQLEEELGCTLILRDGRRLHLTDSGQAVYQRGLAILQEFHQLEAEIGDINQLKTGELRLGIPPMVGMQIAGSISAFRRRYPGVALKISEFGGLTVQQAVLAGSLDIALTALPVEADLPLNTLPLMHHPLCVLLPRRAEWLNRSHIGLSELAEHPLLIFNEEFSLNRQLMQAFQRLGITPTIAVRSGQWDFLAAMVQAEMGVAILPEPICQRLDKQSLLWLPLESELKWSLGLIWREGSYLSRSAQAWIDCCHEHWPDDAPRLSV; via the coding sequence ATGGATGTCCGCGCGTTGCGTTACTTTACCGAAGTGGTTCGCCAGCAAAGTTTTACGCGCGCCGCGCAGAAACTGTATGTGACGCAGCCAACTATCAGCAAAATGTTGCGTCAACTTGAGGAAGAACTGGGCTGTACGTTGATATTACGCGATGGTCGACGCTTGCATCTCACCGACAGTGGGCAGGCGGTTTATCAGCGTGGCCTGGCGATTTTGCAAGAGTTTCATCAGCTAGAGGCGGAAATCGGCGACATTAATCAGTTGAAAACCGGCGAGCTACGATTGGGCATTCCTCCCATGGTGGGTATGCAGATAGCCGGTTCAATTTCCGCTTTTCGCCGTCGTTATCCTGGCGTAGCACTAAAAATTTCTGAGTTCGGTGGCTTAACCGTTCAGCAGGCCGTGCTGGCGGGCAGTTTAGATATCGCGCTTACCGCGCTACCCGTGGAGGCAGATTTACCTCTTAATACGCTGCCGCTGATGCATCATCCCCTTTGCGTGCTCCTGCCGCGCCGCGCCGAGTGGCTCAATCGCAGCCATATTGGTTTGTCCGAATTGGCAGAACATCCTTTACTGATTTTTAATGAAGAGTTTTCGCTTAATCGCCAGTTAATGCAGGCGTTTCAACGTCTCGGCATTACGCCAACGATCGCAGTGAGAAGCGGGCAATGGGATTTTCTGGCTGCAATGGTACAGGCCGAAATGGGAGTAGCAATATTGCCGGAGCCGATCTGCCAAAGGCTGGATAAACAGTCGCTGCTGTGGCTGCCACTGGAATCAGAACTGAAGTGGAGTTTAGGCCTGATTTGGCGTGAGGGCAGCTATTTGTCTCGCAGTGCGCAAGCATGGATTGATTGCTGTCATGAACATTGGCCCGATGACGCCCCACGTCTTTCAGTGTGA
- a CDS encoding NCS2 family permease, producing the protein MSNESRSASGKLDAWFSISARGSSVRQEILAGLTTFLAMVYSVIVVPGMLGKAGFSPTAVFVATCLVASFGSIIMGLWANLPMAIGCAISLTAFTAFSLVLGQQISVPVALGAVFLMGVLFTLISVTGIRSWILRNLPMGVAHGTGVGIGLFLLLIAADGVGLVVKNPAPGLPVALGHFNSFPVMMSLLGLGAIIGLEKRKVPGGILLTIIAISVLGLIFDPAVSYQGLFALPSLADANGQSLVFSLDIMGALQPVVLPSVLALVMTAVFDATGTIRAVAGQANLLDKDGQIINGGRALTTDSVSSLFAGLVGASPAAVYIESAAGTAAGGKTGLTAIVVGLLFMVILFMSPLAYLVPAYATAPALMYVGLLMLSNVAKIDFTDFVDAMSGLLTAVIIVLTCNIVTGIMLGFAALVVGRIFAGEWRKLNTGTVVIAVALVAFYAGGWAI; encoded by the coding sequence ATGTCAAACGAATCACGATCGGCCAGTGGAAAACTGGACGCCTGGTTCTCAATTTCTGCTCGTGGCAGCAGCGTTCGCCAGGAAATTCTGGCGGGGCTAACCACGTTTTTAGCCATGGTTTATTCGGTGATTGTCGTGCCAGGTATGCTGGGCAAAGCGGGCTTCTCGCCAACCGCTGTGTTCGTCGCGACCTGTCTGGTTGCCAGCTTTGGCTCCATCATTATGGGCTTGTGGGCTAACCTGCCGATGGCGATTGGCTGCGCCATTTCGTTAACCGCCTTTACCGCCTTTAGTCTGGTGCTGGGGCAGCAGATCAGCGTGCCGGTCGCGCTCGGTGCGGTATTCCTGATGGGCGTATTGTTTACGCTGATTTCCGTGACCGGTATCCGTTCATGGATTTTGCGCAATCTCCCGATGGGCGTTGCGCACGGTACAGGCGTCGGCATCGGGCTGTTTTTGCTGCTGATCGCGGCGGATGGCGTAGGTTTAGTGGTAAAAAACCCGGCTCCGGGTTTGCCGGTAGCGCTGGGTCATTTCAACTCTTTCCCGGTCATGATGTCACTGTTGGGATTGGGTGCGATTATTGGTCTTGAAAAGCGTAAGGTGCCGGGCGGCATTTTGCTGACCATTATTGCCATTTCGGTATTAGGGCTCATTTTCGATCCCGCGGTAAGTTATCAAGGTTTGTTTGCGCTGCCGAGCCTGGCTGATGCCAACGGTCAATCGCTGGTGTTTAGCCTCGATATCATGGGCGCCTTGCAGCCAGTCGTGTTACCTAGCGTGTTAGCGTTGGTGATGACAGCGGTATTTGATGCCACCGGCACCATCCGCGCAGTGGCTGGCCAGGCGAATCTGCTCGATAAAGACGGGCAGATCATCAACGGCGGTCGCGCTTTAACCACCGACTCGGTCAGCAGTCTGTTTGCTGGCTTAGTCGGCGCATCGCCAGCGGCGGTTTATATCGAGTCTGCGGCGGGCACGGCTGCAGGCGGTAAAACCGGTCTGACGGCAATTGTGGTAGGTTTGCTGTTCATGGTGATTCTGTTTATGTCGCCGCTGGCATACTTAGTCCCGGCGTATGCCACAGCGCCTGCGCTGATGTACGTTGGCCTGCTGATGCTGAGTAACGTCGCCAAAATCGACTTTACTGACTTTGTCGATGCGATGTCTGGCCTGCTGACGGCGGTCATTATTGTGCTGACCTGCAACATCGTCACCGGCATCATGCTCGGTTTTGCTGCGCTGGTGGTTGGACGCATTTTTGCTGGCGAATGGCGTAAATTGAATACAGGAACCGTGGTGATTGCGGTAGCCTTGGTGGCTTTTTACGCTGGTGGCTGGGCGATCTGA
- the soxR gene encoding redox-sensitive transcriptional activator SoxR: MKKDRNYPKPVLTPGEVARRSGVAVSALHFYENKGLIFSTRNGGNQRRYSRDVLRRVAIIKIAQRIGIPLATVSDSLEHIPANKRMSTHEWDALTQHWREELDKRIETLTRLRNDLDGCIGCGCLSMRDCPLRNPGDRLGEQGSGAVLLDPEQDDKLSGRE, encoded by the coding sequence ATGAAAAAAGATCGCAACTACCCAAAACCCGTTTTGACGCCGGGCGAAGTCGCACGACGCAGCGGCGTTGCTGTTTCTGCGCTGCATTTTTATGAAAACAAAGGGCTTATCTTCAGCACACGCAACGGCGGCAACCAGCGCCGTTATAGCCGAGACGTGCTGCGACGTGTGGCGATAATCAAGATTGCCCAGCGCATTGGTATTCCCTTGGCGACGGTGAGCGACAGTCTCGAACATATCCCTGCTAATAAACGTATGTCGACCCACGAATGGGATGCACTGACGCAACACTGGCGTGAGGAACTGGATAAACGTATCGAAACATTGACCCGCTTACGCAACGATCTGGATGGTTGCATCGGCTGCGGTTGTCTTTCGATGCGTGACTGCCCACTACGCAATCCAGGCGATCGGTTGGGAGAGCAAGGTTCGGGTGCGGTACTGCTTGATCCCGAGCAGGATGACAAACTGTCAGGGCGGGAGTGA
- the soxS gene encoding superoxide response transcriptional regulator SoxS, which yields MMQEEIIHSLTHWIDQNLDKSLSIDEVAAKSGYSKWHLQRMFRTVTKQTLGGYIRERRLTLAAEALSLTQRPVFDIAMQYGYDSQQTFSRVFRRQFSQTPTAYRHTMRRQAIQRPRLLSFDCSESMASFTQRTTGECCPVS from the coding sequence ATGATGCAAGAAGAGATCATTCACTCCCTGACACACTGGATTGACCAAAATCTGGACAAGAGTTTGTCTATTGATGAAGTCGCAGCAAAATCAGGTTATTCGAAATGGCATCTGCAGCGTATGTTCCGTACCGTGACGAAACAAACGCTGGGTGGATATATTCGTGAACGCCGCCTGACCTTAGCGGCTGAAGCGTTGAGCCTGACGCAACGTCCCGTATTTGATATCGCGATGCAATATGGCTACGACTCGCAGCAAACTTTTTCACGCGTATTCCGTCGCCAATTTTCACAAACGCCAACCGCTTATCGCCACACCATGCGTCGTCAGGCCATTCAGCGCCCTCGCCTGCTGAGCTTTGATTGCAGCGAAAGCATGGCCAGCTTTACCCAACGAACCACGGGCGAATGCTGTCCCGTTAGCTAA
- a CDS encoding YjcB family protein, with translation MATLTTSLIVMRWELLSAVMMFFASTLKTKLRQDSHHVMAFMCGGIGLGMTCWFVTGLMGITLTMESVHNFMSISKDVFIQVMSQAPAEWPMP, from the coding sequence ATGGCTACGTTAACCACCAGTCTTATCGTTATGCGTTGGGAATTACTTAGCGCCGTTATGATGTTTTTTGCCAGCACCTTGAAAACCAAACTTCGTCAGGATAGCCATCACGTTATGGCATTCATGTGTGGTGGCATCGGTTTGGGCATGACCTGCTGGTTTGTCACCGGTTTAATGGGCATTACACTCACTATGGAGAGTGTGCACAATTTCATGTCCATCTCTAAGGATGTGTTTATCCAGGTGATGAGCCAAGCGCCTGCTGAATGGCCAATGCCTTAA
- a CDS encoding ATP-grasp fold amidoligase family protein: protein MLKLKEELRRSVQYFIKKMPWSYQDRIYYFHKFRKLPNLRQPKVFNEKVLYRKFIYGDYQNYGRLSDKFSVREFIAEKIGNEYLIPLVHETTDPTTLNSLPCWKGTVIKPNHASNMVEILLEEPDALRKQQIIHDCYRWLKTDFANEAREIHYRYIKPRILVEQYIGDGKSAPIDYKFHMFNKRDGKFEYVLQVIYNRCQPLLSMNFYVNNLNEAFHKIRDTGLDVTNIMPSLQHALDMSKKLASDFDYVRVDWYIHEERIYFGELTFTPGAGLVTGLDRGLNQMMGDMWIQDRRGTQRPGVTVQDVNIPAMLKKI, encoded by the coding sequence ATGCTCAAGTTGAAAGAAGAACTCAGAAGAAGTGTGCAGTATTTCATCAAGAAGATGCCTTGGTCCTATCAGGATCGCATCTACTACTTCCATAAGTTCAGAAAACTGCCCAATCTTCGTCAGCCTAAAGTGTTTAACGAAAAGGTGCTGTACCGCAAATTTATCTACGGCGATTACCAAAATTATGGTCGCTTGTCAGATAAGTTTAGCGTGCGCGAATTCATTGCCGAGAAGATTGGCAACGAATACCTGATTCCGTTGGTACACGAAACCACCGATCCGACCACGCTGAATAGTTTGCCTTGTTGGAAAGGAACGGTGATTAAACCGAACCACGCGTCTAACATGGTAGAAATTCTGCTGGAAGAACCGGACGCGTTGCGTAAGCAGCAAATCATCCATGATTGCTATCGCTGGCTGAAAACGGATTTTGCTAATGAAGCGCGTGAAATCCATTATCGCTACATCAAGCCCCGTATTTTGGTGGAGCAATACATCGGTGATGGAAAAAGTGCGCCGATTGATTACAAGTTTCATATGTTCAACAAGCGTGATGGCAAGTTTGAATATGTGCTGCAAGTCATCTACAACCGATGTCAGCCGCTGTTATCCATGAATTTCTATGTGAATAACCTTAATGAGGCGTTTCACAAGATCCGTGATACCGGGCTGGATGTCACTAACATCATGCCGTCACTGCAACATGCGCTCGATATGAGCAAAAAGCTGGCCAGTGATTTCGACTATGTGCGTGTTGACTGGTATATCCATGAAGAGCGTATTTATTTTGGTGAATTGACGTTTACACCAGGCGCAGGTTTGGTGACAGGGTTAGATCGTGGACTCAATCAAATGATGGGAGACATGTGGATTCAAGATCGTCGCGGAACGCAGAGACCGGGCGTCACAGTGCAGGATGTTAATATCCCTGCCATGTTGAAGAAAATTTAA
- a CDS encoding oligosaccharide flippase family protein, with protein MKLSVMSNAAWMMSEKLISVFGVIFVTSYVAKSFGPTVFGQMAFSTSLFAMVQTIAIFGTETILFKRVSKNASKGLRLMTIARTMRMVLLLLTSIPVLIWVWYNMQENFLAFALASFVASVFVTQDTFSVYNNARLASRLNTIANAIGMVLSFTISFIIAWQRLNPLWLTLSIVAVTLVPYFIKRYNFYREHQDLMPPREKRAAYLRYLMYAGLPLAISSIFISVQVRTAQMFLAGIVSARDLGLFAAANTIAASWIFIPVALITSCFSEIFRERGDAAIKLAARLHGYVVGVSLLMLLIIALFGEQIIIALYGKEYTQSGSLITLLSIATSFSAMGTVAYRYMVKEGGFNYLLRKIICLMVISVPLSWWLIQDYGVMGAAWSVFLSELLSLTVMNYFFKNGVIQKIQVSSLNYKTYK; from the coding sequence ATGAAATTGAGCGTAATGTCTAATGCCGCCTGGATGATGTCTGAGAAGCTCATCTCTGTGTTTGGCGTCATATTTGTGACTTCTTACGTGGCTAAATCGTTTGGCCCAACGGTGTTTGGTCAAATGGCCTTCTCAACCTCTTTATTTGCCATGGTGCAAACCATTGCAATATTTGGCACCGAAACCATTCTTTTTAAACGTGTGAGTAAAAATGCGTCAAAAGGCTTACGCCTGATGACGATCGCGCGCACTATGCGAATGGTTTTATTGTTGCTCACCTCAATACCTGTGCTGATTTGGGTCTGGTACAACATGCAGGAAAATTTCCTGGCATTTGCACTGGCCTCATTCGTGGCATCGGTTTTTGTCACTCAAGACACGTTCAGCGTTTATAACAATGCGCGGCTTGCCTCACGGTTAAATACCATCGCTAACGCCATTGGCATGGTGCTGAGTTTTACTATCAGTTTCATCATTGCCTGGCAGCGTCTGAATCCACTGTGGCTCACGCTTTCTATTGTGGCGGTGACGTTGGTGCCGTATTTCATCAAACGCTACAACTTTTATCGCGAACACCAAGATCTCATGCCGCCGCGTGAAAAGCGCGCTGCTTATTTGCGTTACTTAATGTACGCCGGCTTGCCGTTAGCCATCTCCAGCATCTTTATTTCTGTGCAGGTTAGAACGGCGCAGATGTTTCTGGCAGGGATTGTTTCAGCACGTGATCTTGGCTTGTTTGCTGCCGCCAACACAATTGCCGCTTCGTGGATTTTTATCCCCGTCGCGCTGATTACTTCCTGCTTTAGCGAGATCTTCAGGGAGCGCGGCGATGCAGCGATAAAATTAGCTGCACGGCTACACGGGTATGTCGTGGGTGTTTCATTGTTGATGTTGCTGATCATTGCGTTGTTCGGTGAGCAGATCATCATCGCTTTATACGGTAAAGAATACACACAATCAGGAAGCCTCATTACGTTGCTGTCGATTGCAACCAGCTTTTCGGCAATGGGGACTGTAGCGTATCGCTACATGGTAAAAGAAGGTGGGTTTAACTATTTGCTGAGGAAAATCATTTGTTTGATGGTCATCAGTGTGCCGCTTTCCTGGTGGCTAATCCAGGACTACGGCGTCATGGGGGCCGCGTGGAGCGTTTTCCTTTCAGAACTGTTGTCCCTTACCGTAATGAATTACTTCTTCAAAAACGGCGTCATTCAAAAGATTCAAGTTTCCTCACTCAACTACAAAACCTACAAATGA
- a CDS encoding transposase → MRKSRYSEDQITNAIKASESGVKVREICEELGISEATFYSWKKKFSGLSSEEGRKIKELEEKLQNLSRELQTLNSDKEMLQSVLKNFFTTNEKRQAVNFLQDTFDIGTRRSCRLLDISRSVYHYPSGTENR, encoded by the coding sequence ATGAGAAAGTCACGATATAGCGAAGATCAAATCACAAATGCCATTAAAGCTTCTGAATCAGGTGTAAAAGTCAGGGAGATTTGTGAGGAGCTTGGCATCTCCGAAGCAACCTTTTATAGCTGGAAGAAGAAGTTTTCTGGGCTATCTTCGGAAGAAGGTAGAAAAATCAAAGAGCTGGAAGAGAAATTGCAAAATCTTTCCCGCGAACTGCAAACGCTGAATTCAGATAAGGAGATGCTCCAGAGCGTATTGAAGAACTTCTTTACGACCAATGAAAAACGTCAAGCAGTCAACTTCTTACAAGATACCTTTGACATCGGGACGCGCCGTAGCTGCCGCTTACTGGATATTAGCCGCAGTGTTTATCATTACCCGTCAGGGACTGAAAACCGTTAA
- a CDS encoding DMT family transporter yields the protein MFAGVLFALAAGLMWGLIFVGPLLVPDYPGTLQSAGRYVAFGLIALPLAWHDRQRLRKLLPADWREALKLSLIGNLLYYAFLANAIQRTGAPVSTMIIGTLPVVIAVTANWRYGHLEGRLSWRRLIPALIIMAVGLLCVNVAELRTKSVDFELSRYLTGIALAIMAVGCWTWYPLRNARWMRTHPQLRPSTWATAQGLVTLPLALIMYALVSVQLAWQRPEFELPLGPHPEVFVPLMLTIGLLCSWLGTLCWNAASQRLPTVLMGPLIVFEILFGLLWTFLWHQSWPPLLTTVGIACLIAGVIWAMRIKPESQVSKVDV from the coding sequence ATGTTTGCTGGCGTATTGTTTGCCCTCGCGGCAGGGTTGATGTGGGGGTTAATCTTTGTTGGTCCGCTGCTGGTGCCCGATTATCCTGGCACGCTTCAGTCAGCCGGGCGCTATGTCGCCTTTGGCCTGATTGCGCTTCCGTTGGCATGGCACGATCGTCAGCGCCTGCGCAAACTGCTACCTGCCGACTGGCGAGAAGCGCTGAAACTCTCGCTGATAGGAAACCTTCTTTATTATGCGTTTCTCGCCAATGCGATCCAACGCACCGGCGCGCCCGTTTCAACCATGATTATCGGCACGTTGCCGGTCGTCATCGCGGTGACAGCAAACTGGCGTTACGGGCACCTTGAAGGACGGCTCTCCTGGCGTCGACTGATCCCCGCACTCATTATCATGGCAGTGGGATTGCTCTGTGTGAACGTGGCGGAACTGCGGACAAAGAGCGTAGATTTTGAATTAAGCCGCTATCTGACTGGCATCGCCTTGGCAATAATGGCGGTGGGATGCTGGACATGGTATCCGCTGCGCAATGCCCGTTGGATGCGTACGCATCCCCAGCTGAGACCGTCGACTTGGGCAACCGCGCAAGGCTTAGTCACCTTGCCGTTGGCGTTGATCATGTATGCATTAGTGAGTGTTCAGCTTGCCTGGCAACGCCCAGAGTTTGAACTGCCATTGGGCCCGCACCCTGAGGTTTTCGTTCCATTAATGCTGACGATTGGCCTGTTGTGCTCTTGGTTGGGCACCTTATGCTGGAACGCTGCAAGCCAGCGCCTTCCAACCGTGCTCATGGGCCCCTTGATCGTTTTCGAAATCCTGTTTGGCTTGTTGTGGACATTTCTTTGGCATCAAAGCTGGCCGCCACTCTTAACCACAGTCGGTATTGCTTGTTTGATTGCCGGTGTAATTTGGGCAATGCGAATTAAGCCTGAATCGCAGGTGTCTAAAGTCGATGTCTAA
- a CDS encoding AraC family transcriptional regulator, with product MEGVPAVFPCEKDCAQFQQLSELPGVELYQAHISRYAFEPHTHEAFGIGTIESGAQRFRYRGTQYTAPENSLVMMNPDELHTGESACDEGWRYQMIYIQPQLMDELTGDRGWWFNEAMLTDLRLAQPLSQILTALWQADSALARQSLLSELFRLMRPLARMSAQQKPEAQHRFDHVRDYLRANLAEPVRLESLAALASLSPWHFLRAFREHFHVTPQQMLMAYRLYEAKQLLARGESAASVAATVGLTDQAHLTRAFAQRYGITPGRYQKQVMRR from the coding sequence GTGGAAGGCGTTCCAGCCGTTTTTCCCTGTGAAAAAGATTGCGCGCAGTTTCAGCAGTTGTCTGAGCTGCCGGGCGTAGAACTTTATCAGGCACACATCTCTCGCTATGCATTTGAACCGCATACCCATGAAGCCTTCGGTATCGGCACTATTGAGTCGGGTGCACAGCGCTTTCGCTATCGCGGAACACAATACACGGCGCCGGAAAACTCGTTGGTGATGATGAACCCTGACGAACTTCATACTGGCGAATCAGCTTGTGATGAAGGCTGGCGCTATCAGATGATCTACATTCAGCCGCAACTGATGGATGAATTAACCGGCGATCGCGGCTGGTGGTTTAATGAGGCCATGCTTACAGACCTGCGCCTGGCGCAGCCGCTGTCGCAAATCCTGACTGCGCTATGGCAAGCGGATTCAGCATTGGCGCGGCAAAGCTTGTTGTCGGAATTATTTCGCCTGATGCGGCCGCTGGCCCGCATGTCTGCTCAGCAAAAACCAGAGGCGCAGCACCGCTTTGATCATGTTCGTGACTATTTACGCGCAAATCTTGCAGAGCCGGTACGGCTTGAATCGTTAGCCGCGCTGGCATCACTGTCGCCGTGGCATTTTTTGCGTGCTTTTCGTGAGCACTTTCATGTCACGCCACAGCAAATGTTGATGGCGTATCGTTTATATGAGGCCAAGCAATTGCTTGCGCGCGGTGAATCAGCGGCCAGCGTGGCGGCAACGGTGGGACTTACCGATCAGGCACATCTGACGCGTGCTTTTGCTCAACGTTATGGCATTACGCCAGGTCGTTATCAAAAACAGGTGATGCGTCGCTAG
- a CDS encoding isochorismatase family protein, giving the protein MAQRVVMVVDMQNGVFETPRFDQDGRVARINRLIQQSDLTIFIQHREGSMKEGATSFDLLPVLHQPAHAHFVTKTACDSFWQTSLTQRLNELSVKAFVICGCATDYCVDTTIKVGASLGYRITVAADAHTTADRTFVSAEQLINQHNEVWAALSLPGNVPRVLSCDAILTEWS; this is encoded by the coding sequence ATGGCACAGCGTGTTGTAATGGTAGTCGATATGCAAAACGGCGTTTTTGAAACGCCCCGCTTTGATCAGGACGGTCGCGTCGCACGCATTAACCGCCTTATTCAACAATCCGACCTAACAATTTTTATCCAACACCGCGAAGGCAGCATGAAAGAAGGCGCGACTTCTTTTGATTTGCTGCCAGTACTGCATCAGCCTGCTCACGCACATTTCGTGACCAAAACGGCCTGCGACAGCTTTTGGCAAACGTCTCTAACCCAACGGTTAAATGAACTTTCTGTGAAAGCGTTCGTTATTTGTGGTTGCGCGACCGATTACTGCGTCGATACCACGATTAAAGTCGGTGCCAGCCTTGGCTATCGCATTACCGTGGCGGCAGATGCGCATACCACGGCCGATCGTACTTTTGTCAGCGCAGAACAACTGATTAATCAACACAACGAGGTGTGGGCAGCGCTTTCACTGCCTGGCAATGTGCCACGTGTGCTGAGCTGTGATGCCATTTTGACAGAATGGTCATAA